From Spirosoma agri:
CGAAGATGGCTGGACATGGCATGGTGGCGGGGTGAGACCGGGTGGTGGAGCGGCTCCTGATGTCCTCAAAATAGGGGATCGTTACCTGGTCGTCTATGGAGCAACCGGTGGTTCACCCAACCACAAAGGCGCTATCCTGACCATGTGGAACAAGACACTAGACCCAAAGGCCCCTGATTTTAAGTATTCTGAACCGGTTGTGGTGGCAACGTCGGATGGCTTTGAAGAGAACGACGCCATTGACCCCGGTCTAATGTTAGATCCCACTACCGGACGCCTTTGGCTAACCTATGGCACCTATTTTGGCTTCACTCGCCTGATCGAATTAGATCCTAAAACAGGAAAACTCAAGGCCGGAAATAAACCCGTGGATGTAGCCATCGTCTGTGAAGCCAGCACAGTCGTCTATCGCGACGGTTGGTACTACCTGTTGGCCACCCATGGCAGTTGTTGCGATGGGGCCAACTCTACCTACAATGTCGTGGTGGGTCGTTCAAAAAAAATAACCGGTCCTTATCTGGATAATGTCGGCAGAAGCATGTTAGAAGGGGGTGGTAAACTGGTGGTGGCGACCCGCGGAGGATTAATTGGCCCCGGGCATTTTGGACACATCATGTTAGAGAAAGGCGTTGAAAAAATGTCCATCCATTATGAAGCTGATTTAGAGCAGAGTGGGCGAAGCGTATTGGGCATCCTACCGGTGGTTTGGAAAGATGGCTGGCCTGTTGGAGGAGAAAAGTTTAAAGAAGGCACGTATGAGATTGAATCGGTACGACGGGGCTATAGCTTAGAATTGGCCGTTGATTTTACCCGAATGGCTATTGGATCCCGGGGTTTTGGTCAGCCCAACAATGACCCCATAAAGCCCGTTCCGGCTCAGCAATTAGACGATGTACTTAAAAACTGGCCAACCGGGAATATTAATTTAAGAATAGGCGACTACATGTCCCGTCCCCATCAACATTGGACGATTACCGATGCGCCTGATTCGACCGGCTATTTAGGTGGGCCCTATTATAAAATTGTCCTTGCCGGAACCGATCGGGCCTTAGCGGCCACTACCGATGCCGAAGTACTCACCGTACCAGCATTTACCGGCGCACCCGAACAGTTATGGCGAATCGATCAATTGACGGATGGCACCTACCGAATAATGCCCAAGATCGTACTGAATTCAGGAAAGAAGTTAGTGCTAGTATCTTCCGGAGACAGCACACCGACCTTGGCAGAATTTGATTTTAACAGCGATAATTCGAAGTGGAATTTCAGGGCTCAATAAGGATATTCATCACACGGCTGATGCTGTGAGAATGGCCTATTGTGTTACTCACTTCATCATTCTGTTCGTTGCTGAGTATTTGGTAACGCTTGTAAGGAGCGTTTACTAAGAATAGGTAACGACGGCAGAGTTTGATTGATCAAACTCTGCCATTGATAAGCTCCCGGATGGGCGCATTAACGACGGTCAGTGCTGCCATAAATTCACCCTGAAAAGCCGGTGTGCTGTAAGCTACTCATCTAAAGCCTATTTTAACAAATCGTTATGGCCATGACGGCTGTTTATATAGACCAAATGTATGAATGGCTAAACCAGCCTTGCCAGAATCAATTCGCACCCTAACGCTTGATGCAGTTACAGGCTTTAATTTAATTAGCCATTTATAGCCAATGGACTGCTTTCCGGTTGCCTCTGGAATGGATACCCAGTTTTTTCCTTCCGATGAATAATCGACTGACCAACCCGTGGTACGATGGCCCAGTTCAATAACCTCCTGCAACATCAATACGTCAAATGTTTTCTTTTTACCCAGATTGAAGGTTATCGTGTCCGTAACAGCATTATCACTCGTTGCGTAATAAGTGCTTTCGCTGTTATCGACCATATTAGTCGGTTTGTAATCACCCCCCCGTGGATGGAGTGATTTGACGACGGCATCGGTTGCCAGATTGGTTTTGA
This genomic window contains:
- a CDS encoding family 43 glycosylhydrolase, encoding MNRMNVTGLTTSLVLLITQIVLAQIGRPFIHDPSTITECDGKYYTFGTGGGGLISEDGWTWHGGGVRPGGGAAPDVLKIGDRYLVVYGATGGSPNHKGAILTMWNKTLDPKAPDFKYSEPVVVATSDGFEENDAIDPGLMLDPTTGRLWLTYGTYFGFTRLIELDPKTGKLKAGNKPVDVAIVCEASTVVYRDGWYYLLATHGSCCDGANSTYNVVVGRSKKITGPYLDNVGRSMLEGGGKLVVATRGGLIGPGHFGHIMLEKGVEKMSIHYEADLEQSGRSVLGILPVVWKDGWPVGGEKFKEGTYEIESVRRGYSLELAVDFTRMAIGSRGFGQPNNDPIKPVPAQQLDDVLKNWPTGNINLRIGDYMSRPHQHWTITDAPDSTGYLGGPYYKIVLAGTDRALAATTDAEVLTVPAFTGAPEQLWRIDQLTDGTYRIMPKIVLNSGKKLVLVSSGDSTPTLAEFDFNSDNSKWNFRAQ